The following DNA comes from Candidatus Methylomirabilota bacterium.
AACGTAGACCCTTGTCATGCGCTTCCGATACCAGTATTCCATATCGGCATTGTCCAGAGGATGAGAGACCTTGGCGGCGGCCTCCGCTGCAGCCTCTATGGCCTCCCTAGTCACTTTTTTCCCCTCAAGCTGTTGAGCAGCGCCGTCGACCACCACGGGCATTGAGGAAACCGCCGTCAGGACAATCCTTGCATGAAGGCAGGTGCCGTCTTTGCCAAACCCCATGGCCCCTGCGACACCGAGCACGGGAAAGTCGAAGGACCCCCTGCGGCGGAGCTTGAGATAGATGTTACGGTAACCAAAGGCCTTGCGAGGAATAATGATCCCCTGTAACACCTCGTCACCGCGCTTGGTCATAAAATCGATTCCATCATCCCGATACAGCTCGGCAAAGGGCACCCTTCGCCGGCCCTGGGGACTGACAAGACTGGCTACCGCGTCCAAACTGCACAAGACAGGTGCCGTGTCCGATGAGAAGATCGCAAGACACTTGCTGCTCTTTGGCGCCACCAGACAGATCTGGCCATCCTTCTTGAGACAAAAACCCACGGCCTGCCGCCAGAAAAAAGTCTGATCGTAATAGTTGCATCTCGTATCCACTAGGAGGTTGCCGCCTATAGTACCCATATTGCGGAGCTGGGGTGTGGAGACCAGGGCGGCACCATTTGCCAGGGCCGGAAAATATTTATTAACGGTAGGATTTTGAGAAACCGCAGTTAGGGTTTCCCCCGCCCCAATCCACATCCCTCGTTTGCTCTCAGGGCCAATCCCTTTAAGCTCCTGCAAAAGCCTGAGCGATACCAGATACCGGGGAGTAAACTGGCCGCGCTTCATTTTGGGATAAACATCCGTCCCGCCCGCCACGGCCATCGCCTCGGGCCCCAAATCCGCCAAAACTCTTGCCGCCTCCTTCAGCGACCTCGGCCTCACATAATTGAAATTGGGTAGTCTGAGCATTTCATCTAACTCCCTAGCGAAATAATTCGTGCCATATATTTTGCGCTCATAGCACTTGCCTAGTGAAATTTGGTTTCCACGATACTTCCCGCCGCCTTTGTTCGCAACGGGGCTAACTCTTTTGCGGAACCTCTGCGCCCTTCCCTGGCTGCCACTTGACAGGCGGGGGAAACTCGAAGGAAGGGACCGATACGGGTTTGAGCCTTCCTTCCTGCGCCCGCAGTATTTTATCACCCGTAATTGGTATTTCATGGATTCTCACGCCCATGGCGTCGTAAACGGCATTGGCCACGGCAGGAATCACAGGCAAGAGAGGTCCCTGCCCTGCTTCTTTAGCTCCATAGGGACCCTCCGGATCGTTGGTCTCCACCAGGATCGTCTCGATCTCGGGAGTCTCGAGCGTGGTCGGGCTTTTATAGTCAAGCATAGACGGTATCTTGTGTAATCCTGATTTTCTGAAAACCTGCTCTTCCATCAAGACCTCGCCCAATGCCATGTAAACGCTCCCCTCTGTTTGCCCTTCAACCAGCAGGGGATTAAAGGCCCGGCCACAATCATGCGCGATCCAAACCTTGTCAATCTTGATTTCGCCGGTCTCGATGTCGCAGGCAAGCTCCACGATGGAAGTTGAAAAACTATAGGCCGTAGTTGGCCCGACTCCAGATCCTTTATAAATCGCAGGATGCTTCGGAGGGCTATAGCTCCCCGTCGCGCCAAGCGTCCCAAACTTGGCCTCCGTCTTCTGCACGCATTCGACGAAGCTGATCCCTCGAACCGGGTAGCTTATGCTCCGCACCTGCCCCTCGGCCATTTCTAGGTCATCGGAAGGCACCTCGAGCACCTCACCGGCAACCTGATAGAGCATTTCCTTCAATTTTCCACACGCCTGTATAGTTGCATTCCCTGTCATAACGGTCACACGGCTTGAGTAGCTCCCTAGATCCACAGGGGTCAAATCGGTATCCGCGGTCACCACCCGTACGTCGGCCGGATCCACGCCAAATTCTTCTGCCACCGCAAAGACCAGGATAGAGTCAGAACCCTGGCCAATGTCGGTGGACCCACAAAAAATCGTGATCCCTCCGCCTCGATCGAGCTTGATCTGGACTCCCGATTGGGGCATTTCGTTCCAGTATATGGGAAGTCCAGCCCCGCTGATGTATGCGCTGGCTGCAAAACCAATGCCCCGACCGAATGGAAGTTGGCGAAACTTCTTTTTCCATTCGGCTCTGGCAGCCACCTTTTCGATACACTCCCTGAGCCCCGTGGTGCTGATCCTCAGCCCGTTCACCGTCTCAGAATTGGGCTTCACAAGCTGCTTGAGTCTCAGA
Coding sequences within:
- a CDS encoding FAD binding domain-containing protein is translated as MLRLPNFNYVRPRSLKEAARVLADLGPEAMAVAGGTDVYPKMKRGQFTPRYLVSLRLLQELKGIGPESKRGMWIGAGETLTAVSQNPTVNKYFPALANGAALVSTPQLRNMGTIGGNLLVDTRCNYYDQTFFWRQAVGFCLKKDGQICLVAPKSSKCLAIFSSDTAPVLCSLDAVASLVSPQGRRRVPFAELYRDDGIDFMTKRGDEVLQGIIIPRKAFGYRNIYLKLRRRGSFDFPVLGVAGAMGFGKDGTCLHARIVLTAVSSMPVVVDGAAQQLEGKKVTREAIEAAAEAAAKVSHPLDNADMEYWYRKRMTRVYV
- a CDS encoding molybdopterin-dependent oxidoreductase, translating into EDTFFFQGNTHLPMEQYCTIAFYGPDGKLTVWSSTQTPHYLHRTLSKVLGFPMSRIRVVATPVGGGFGGKSDPFSHELAVAKLSMMTGRPVKITLTREESFYVHRGRHPVKMWIKTGVKNDGTLQAMHFRSFLDGGGYSSYGLASVYYTGALQTVTYNLPAYKFEGARVFTNKPPCGPKRGHGTPQPRFAVEVQLDEIAEKLGIDPIDLRLKQLVKPNSETVNGLRISTTGLRECIEKVAARAEWKKKFRQLPFGRGIGFAASAYISGAGLPIYWNEMPQSGVQIKLDRGGGITIFCGSTDIGQGSDSILVFAVAEEFGVDPADVRVVTADTDLTPVDLGSYSSRVTVMTGNATIQACGKLKEMLYQVAGEVLEVPSDDLEMAEGQVRSISYPVRGISFVECVQKTEAKFGTLGATGSYSPPKHPAIYKGSGVGPTTAYSFSTSIVELACDIETGEIKIDKVWIAHDCGRAFNPLLVEGQTEGSVYMALGEVLMEEQVFRKSGLHKIPSMLDYKSPTTLETPEIETILVETNDPEGPYGAKEAGQGPLLPVIPAVANAVYDAMGVRIHEIPITGDKILRAQEGRLKPVSVPSFEFPPPVKWQPGKGAEVPQKS